The genomic interval CCCCCTGGCCGCCGCGACCACCGAAGCTCTGACGACGGTTCTCGCGCTCGAAACCACCGTCGATGTCGTCGCGGTAACCGCGCCCGCCACCGAAGCCGCGGTCGTCGCCGCGTCCGCGGCCCTGGCCACGGTCGTCGCGGTCGTTGAAACGTCCACGACCACCACGGTCGAAGCCGCCGCCACGGCCGTAACCGCCGCGCCCGCCGTCACGACCACCGCGGTCGTAACCACCCCGGCCACCGCGCTCGTAGCCACGGCCGCCGCGACCACCACGGTCGTTGCGCGGCGCGAGGGTGCGACGCAGGTCGTCCTCGGAGATCGAACGGCCCTCGGGCGTCGAACCGCCCGCGGCGACGATCGCCTCGTCACCGGGGCGCGTGCGCACGAGGCTCACGTCGACGCCGGCGGAGTCGAGTAGACGCTGCATCGAGCGGCGCTGGTGCGGCAGCGCCAGGGTGATGACGGTGCCCTTCTCCCCTGCGCGGGCCGTACGGCCGGCGCGGTGCAGGTAGTCCTTGTGGTCGGCCGGCGGGTCGACCTGGAGCACGACGCCGACCTCGTCGACGTGGATGCCGCGCGCCGCGACGTCGGTCGCGACGAGCACGGGCACACGCCCGTCCTTGAACGCCGACAGGACACGGTTGCGCTGACCCTGGTTGAGGCCACCGTGCAGCGCGGCAGCCATGACGCCCTGCTCGCGCAGCTCTGCGGCGACACGGTCGGCGCCCATCTTGGTGCGGACGAACACCACGGTGCGTCCCTCACGGTTCGCGACCTCGGCCGTCACGACCTTCTTGTCGCGCGGCTCGATGAGCAGCGCGTGGTGCTCCATCGTCGTGACGGTGGCGGTGCCGTCGTCCGTCGAGTGCGTCACCGGGTCGACGAGGTACTTGTCGACGACGGTGTCGATGCCACGGTCGAGCGTCGCGGAGAACAGCAGGCGCTGGCCGCCTTCGGGCACGAGGTCGAGGATCTCGGTGATGGCCTCGAGGAAGCCCATCTCGGCCATGTGGTCGGCCTCGTCGAGCACGGCGATCTCGACGCGGCTCAGGTCGGCCGCGCCACGCTCGATGAGGTCGGACAGGCGACCCGGCGTGGCGATGAGGACGTCGACGCCGCGCTCCAGCGCGGACAGCTGCGGCTCGTACGGCATGCCACCGGCGACGAGCTTGTGCTTGAGACCGACGACGTGGACGAGCGGCTGCAGCGCATCGCTCACCTGCATCGCAAGTTCACGCGTCGGCACGAGGACGATGGCGCGCGGCTGGTGCGCGCGAGCCTTGCCGCCCTCGGCGAGACGCGCCAGCATCGGCAGACCGAAGCCGAGCGTCTTGCCCGAACCCGTGCGACCGCGGCCGAGGACGTCCTTGCCGGCCATCGCGTCGGGAATGGTCGCCGCCTGGATCGGGAACGGCTTCGTGATGCCGTCACGCGCCATGCGCTCGACGAGCGCCTCGGGCAGCCCGAGCTCGGTGAACGTCATGATGACGCTCTCGTCGATCTCGTCCGACTCGCTCTCGTCGAAGCCCGCGTGCTCGCCGTCGGCCGTGCCCGCGGTGGCGTTCGTGGCGTCGGCGGGGTCGGTGTTCTGCGCGTCGGTGTTGTCGGCGTCAGAGTTGGTCGTGTCGGAGTCGGCGGCGTCAACACCGTCGCGCTCGGCGTCCGTGGCGTCGGCGGTGGGAGCGTCGTCGACGCGGACGTCACCCTCGACGTCGCCGTCGACGTGGACGCGCTCGTCGGGGTTCTGTTCGCCGACGACGTCGACGTTCTCGCGCTGGATGTTCTCGCTCGTGGCCGCGTCGGCCTCGACGGTGGTCGCCGCGACGTCGGCGTTCGCCGCCGTCACGTTCTCGACCTGCGCGTCCTCGACGCGGGACTCGTCACGCACGGGGGCGTCGTCGAACGAGCGGTCGGGGCGCCCGAAGCGCTTCTCGCGGTCGAAACCGCCCTCACGGCGGTCGTCGCGGCGCTGGAAGCCGCCGTCACGGCGGTCGCCACGGTTGAAACCGCCGCGGTCGTCGCGACGCTGGAAGCCGCCCTCGCGACGGTCGTTGTCACGGTTGAACCCACCGCGCCGGTCGTCACGGCCCTGGTAGCCACCACGACGGTCATCACGGTTGAAGCCACCGCGACGGTCGTCACCGCCACGGAAACCGCCCTCGCGACGATCGTTGTCGCGGTTGAAACCACCACGACGGTCATCGCCACCACGGTTGAAACCACCGCGGTCATCGCGACGCTGGAAGCCACCCTCGCGACGCTCGTCGCGGCCCCCGAAACCACCACGACGGTCGTCGCCACCGCGGTTGAAACCGCCACGGCGGTCGTCGCCGCGGAAGCCGCCGTCACGTCGGTCGTTGTCGCGGTTGAAACCACCACGACGGTCATCACCGCCGCGGAAGCCGCCCTCACGGCGGTCGTTGTCACGGCTGAAACCACCACGGCGATCATCACGGCCCTGGAAGCCGCCACGGCGCTCGTCGCTGCCGCGGTTGAAACCACCACGACGGTCGTCGCCGCCGCGGAACCCGCCCTCACGGCGGTCGTTGTCACGGCTGAAGCCACCGCGTCGCTCATCGCGGCCGCGGAAACCACCGTCACGGCGGTCGTCACGGGCCTGGAAGCCGCCACGACGCTCGTCACCGCCGCGGAACCCGCCCTCACGGCGGTCGTTGTCACGGCTGAAACCGCCGCGTCGCTCGTCGCGTCCGCCCGCGGCGCCGTCGCGGCGTCCTCCGAAGTCGCGGCCGCCGGAGCGGTCCTGGCCGCGCTTGGCGCCGGCCTTGTCGGCGTGCGACCAGCGCGGCTTCTTGCCGTTGTTGTTGTTCGTCGAAGACATGGGTGTGAACCTCTCGGTCGAGAGCACCGAAGGCGAGCACGCCAGAGAGCCCGTGGAGCACGTGGGCTGGAAGGATTGCGTACTGGGTGGATCGGCGCTGTTGCGTGGGATCTCGGCGCTCACATGACGGCGTCACATCGTGGGTGACGCTCAGAGAACGGGCCTACTCTCACCACCACGTGCCGTCACAGGGAGTAGCTGCGGGCACGCTCAAACCGAAAGCAAACCTACTGAACGCAAGATCAATGGTCCCCCAAGTCTACGTCACGCCCGGCGGCGCAGCTGACGCGTCAACCCCCACGCCAGGATGATTCCTGTCACATCGGCGAGTGCGTCGCGCCAGTCCGCGTCGCGCTCCACGACGTCCGTGCCCTGGATCAGTTCGGAGATCGGCGCATAGAACGCGAGCATGAGCGCCACCCATCGCCACCGTCCGAGCAGTGCCAGGAGGGCGGGTCCGCCGAACATGCAGGCGTGGACCACCTTGTCGGCGTGGGGGAACAGCTCACCTTCTGCCCCGCTCGAATGGAACACGTACAGGAGGTACGTCTGCAGTGCGAGGGCGAGCACGAGCAGCGCGCGGCAGGCGCGGACGAGGCGGGAGTCGGAAGGGGACATCCCGTGCAGTATCGCACCGCGCACGTCCGGCGCCCTCTCGGCGGGTTCTCAGGCTGTCGGCCTAGCTTCGAGCGGCTGCGACGAGGCAACCCCGCGCCCAAGGAGCTCTCATGACGGTGTACTTCGATCACGCCGCCCACGTCGCGACGATGTGGCTGCCGCAGCTGTCCCCCACCCACGCGACGGTCGTCTCGACGCTCGCCGCGCTCGCGTTCTGCGCCGTGCTGATCGGCGCGATCGCGTGGATGTTCGCGTCGATGTGCCTGGAGCAGGCCCACCCGTGGCGCTTCGGCGTGATCGCGGCGCTCGCCGTCGTCGCGCTCGTGGCGGCGGTGCCGTCGATGCGTCATCGCGTGGCGGGCCCGGCGCCCATCGCGTCGGCCACGGCGACGATCGAGCGCGCCGACGCGTTGAGCGCAGCGCGTGCCGCCGCCGTCCCTGAGAAGGACTGGCGCCCGGAGGCGAAGGCCGTCGCCGCGCCGGCCTCGAGTGACGTGACGTGGTCGCCCGATGACCTGCACGCCCTCAGCGTCGCCGCGCAGAAGAAGAACGGGCTGACAGAGACGAACGCGCGAAGCCGCATCGAGGTCGACTCGACCGGCCAGGACACCGCGACGATCGCCGCGCACGGCACGACCTACCTGACGAAGGACGACAAGCGCGTCCGCTGCGTTGCACGCGTCAAGCACGTCGTAAAGAACAACGTCGGCCGGCCGCTGGCCGCCGACCTCGACCAGGTGGTGTGCGTCCCGGCGGCCTGAGGACACTGCGTTCTGCTGCCTCACACGGCCCGTGCCCCTTTCACGGCTCGACCCCGACGCTCACACCTTCTTGGAGCATTCGGGGCCGGAGCCACGTGCAATGGACTCCGGTGAGCGAAGCGGGCGCCCACAGACACGGCATCGCCCCACCGATCCAGCGGAGGCGTCATGTGGGGCGAGATCCAACACGACGGGGCCGGGCGCTCCCCCAACACCTCGCGGGTTCGCTGCCTCATCACACCGTCGAACCCGTCGCGCACGGCTCGATCGTGGTGCGGTTGGAAGCCGTGGTTACGCAGGTGGTTGTCCTTGTTTCCCACGAGGAGGTTCAGCACTGTGCGCTTCCACAGCTCCGCGAGATCCACACGGCCGGAGGCGGCCATGTGCGGTTCGAACGCTTCGGCCACCGCCACCAACGGTGATCCCAGCGTGTGCGGCGATGTCCAGGCAGACCTTCTCCCATGCGACGACGTCGGTGTCGTCCTTGGTCGAGGTGAACTTCGCCAACATGAGGTGCCCGTTCTCGTCCACGACGACGGCCTTGGGGCGCGCACCACCCATCGACGAACCCGCATCGAACGGTTCCTTGATGTCCGCGTCGCTGTCCGTGTGACTCTCCGCTCGCTGCGCCACCGCCTCGAGGTGAGCCATGTCAAGCATCTTGGGCACGCCTGCGCTCTCGCTCATCTCGACTCCGTCGCGCGCGAAGCGAAGTGCGCCCATCCGTAGCCGGTCGCGCACGGCGAGAAGGACGTCGACTGCGCCAGGCACACCCCTGCCGTCGGCCTGCCACGTCCGTTCGATGATCTGCCGGCCCCACCGAGCAGGTGCGCTGTCCGAGAAGACCAGCGGCAGGGCCCCCTTCTCGGCATATGTCACCTGAGGCGCACTGCCTGCCAGCACGGGCAGCGCCGGCGACAGCGAGTAGCCGTATTCAGCGCCCGCCCACGACTCCTCATAGCGGAAAGTGCCACCGCTTCGTGGATGCGGATGCCACGTACCGACCGTCATGTCCTCACCGTCGACCGACGTCGAGACGCTGATGGCGGCGCCGCTCATCTCTCAATCCTCCAGCGGCGCAGAGCTGGCCAAAGCCCTCCCGCGTGCGTACTGGTGGTGGGGATCGGTGGACGCCACGAGCTCGTCCATGGGCGATCTATTGATCGAGAAGTCGGGCGGGACGGCCATCAACCCGGCCGGTTTTGTCGCGATCTATGACGCCGATCGTGCAGCGGTGGCTCGGCATCGGCGAGTGGTGCGCGCCGGACCGCACGACGTGCAAGAGCCCGCCGTCACCCCTCGAGAGGGATGACGGCGGGCTCCGTGCCACACGCGTCACGCAGCAGCCTGATTCACGCTGCGTGACGAGTTCTGCGAACAGCCGCTCGGCCTCGCGACCGATGCATGGAGGTGGTGGAGATGGGGGGAATTGAACCCCCGTCCATCGACGGCGATCCAGGGCTTCTCCGGGCGCAGTCATCCTGCGGATTTTCTCGGCCCCGCGGCAAGGAATGACACATTCCGCGACAGGCCCAGTCGAGTGAGAGTCCCACAACGCCCCTCGACAAGACGTTGCAGCAAGTTCTCTAGCTGATGCCAGACACTGAGTCGAGAACTAGCTCAGGCTGACAGACTTCGGGCTCGCTCAGGCGGCGAGGGCGAAGTCGGTGCGCTTGGAATCGGCACCTATAAGTTTGCAGAGAGCGTTAACGAGATAACTCTGCATCCTCGGCCCGCTTCCCCTGGGACGGCGACCGATGTCGAAACCGATCATCCCCATGGAAACTGTTCGCTCTGTGGAGTTGTGCTTGCTGACGAATCAGCGTCCGTCAGTCTAGCGGTTCAACAGCGAAGGACGCGAGCGCATTCCCACCCGCTGCGCCTCTGCCGTGTCATGCGCCACACGAGGATCGCTTGGCGCCTCACCCCGAGAGGTCTATCGTTGTTCCTCGGTCGTTGCATCTTCAATCACCTCGCCGCACGGACACGTTGCGTCGCGCCACGGCCGATCCCATCCCGACGAACGGCGGCCAACGCGCGGCTGCACTCCCCCAGGGCAGCGCCCGATCGCCCTGCTGCCCGCGTTCGATCCCGCGCGCATCACACTCCGTCGGTTCCTCGCCGGCCTCTCCCCCCACGCCTGCCCCGGCCCCTCAAGGGCGCCAACTCGAGAAAGGAGGGGCTGATGTCGACTGCTGCTGTCAGCACTCACGGCCCCGACGCACCCCTGGAGTCATCCACCGACAACCCCGCGAAGCCCAACCTCAGCCTCGCGCTCTTCGTGATCGCCTGCGCCCAGCTCATGATCGTGCTCGATGGGACGGTCGTGAACATCGCACTACCCCACATCCAGACCGATCTGCACTTCAGCCAGTCCGGCCTTCAGTGGGTCGTCACCTCCTACGCGCTGGCTCTCGGTTCGCTCCTGCTGCTGGGCGGGCGCCTCGGCGACATCTTCGGACGCCGCCGCATGTTCACCGTCGGCATCGCCGTGTTCGCTCTCGCCTCGCTGCTCGGCGGCATCGCGCCCAACCCCACCCTCCTGCTCGCCGCGCGCGTGCTCCAGGGTGCCGGTGCGGCGCTGGCTCAGCCGGCGGCACTGGCCCTCGTCAACACGACGTTCCCGCCCGGCAAGGAGCGCAACCGCGCCATGGGTGTCTATGCCGCGATGTCCGGCGCCGGTGCAGCGATCGGCCTCATCCTCGGCGGCGTGCTGACCGAGATCGACTGGCGCTGGACGATGCTCATCAACGTGCCCATCGGCATCGCCGTCGCCGTGCTCGCACCCCGCGTGCTCGTCGAATCCGACGGTCACGAGGGCACCCTCGACATCATCGGCGCCGTCACGGCGACCGCGGGTCTGTTCGGCATCGTCTACGGCCTGTCCAACGCCGCGTCCCACTCGTGGGGCGACACCTGGACCCTCGTGCCGCTGATCGTGGGCACGCTGCTCGTCATCGCGTTCGCTGCCATCGAGAGCCGCACCGAGCACGCCCTGCTGCCGATGCGCATCCTCGCCGACCGCACGCGAGGCACCGCCATCCTCGCGATGCTCATCATGGGTGCCGCGATGTTCGCGATGTTCTTCTTCCTCGGCCTGTACATCCAGCAGGTGCTCGGTTATTCGCCGGTCAAGTCCGGTTTCGCGTTCCTGCCGTTCAGCCTCGGCATCGTCATCGCCGCGGGCCTGTCGCAAAACCTCGTCACGCGCATCAAGCCGCGCTACCTCTCGGGCTTCGGCGGCCTGCTCGCAGCAGCGGGCATGTGGTCGTTCACCCAGCTCGACACGCACTCGAGCTACGCGACGCACCTGCTGCCCGGCATCTTCGTCATGGCCCTCGGCATGGGCTTCGTCTTCATCCCGATGACGCTCGCCGCCTCCCACGGCGTCGAAGCGAAGGACTCGGGGGCCGCCGCCTCCGCGCTCAACACCGCGCAGCAGATCGGTGGTTCGATCGGTCTCGCCGCTCTCACCACGGTGTATTCGCACTATGCGACGCAGCGTGCCGACGAGCTCAAGGCCGCCGCCGCTGCCGCGATGGCGAAGGTGCCGACGTCGGTGCAGGAAACGGCTGAGTTCAAGTCGAAGATGCAGGCCCAGCAGGCAGCCGGAGCGCTCGACGTGCAGACCTTCGCCTCGACGCACGGGTTCTGGGTGGCCTCCGGCATGCTTCTCGTCGGAGCCCTGCTCATCCTGATCTTCATCACGATTCGCAGCGACGAACTGCAGACCGACGGGGCAGCGCCCACCGCGCACGTGGGCTGACGCGGTCGCTTCAGCTTGCACACCCTCGCCTCTGGGCGGGCTCGACCCTGCGTCGGGCCCGCCCAGAGGCTTTTCTCACGTCCGGTGTGGTGCGAGACACGCGTGTGTTGCCAACTGTTCGCTATTGGTCGGTTTTGCCGCGAAACTCTGCGGTTTTCAGCCCTGAGCGACCGGTAGTGTCAGCACCAACTGCGCCGCCGCGGCGCCCCACCCCGAACGGAGATGTGCATGTTCCGCAAGGTCCTGGTCGCCAACCGAGGCGAGATCGCCGTGCGCGCGTTCCGCGCCGCCACCGAGCTGGGCGCCACCACCGTCGCCGTCTTCCCCCACGAGGACCGCGGCAGCGAGCATCGTCTCAAGGCCGACGAGGCCTACCAGATCGGCGAGGTCGGCCACCCCGTGCGCGCCTACCTCGACGTCGACGAGATCATCCGCGTCGCCCGGGAATCGGGCGCCGACGCGATCTACCCCGGCTACGGCTTCCTGTCCGAGAACCCGCTGCTCGCCGAGGCGTGCGCCGACGCCGGCATCACCTTCATCGGCCCCAAGCCCGACGTGCTGCACATGACGGGCAACAAGGCGACGGCCATCGCCGCGGCCAAGCGTGCCGGCCTGCCGACGCTGCGCAGTGTGCCGCCGTCGTCCGACATCGACGAACTCGTCAAGGGCGCCGACGACATCGGCTACCCCGTCTTCGTCAAGGCCGTCGCCGGCGGCGGCGGGCGCGGCATGCGTCGCGTCGAGAAGCCCGAGGCGCTGCGCGAGAACCTCGAGGCCGCGATGCGCGAAGCCGAATCCGCCTTCGGTGACGCGACCTGCTTCATCGAGGAAGCCGTCGTCGACCCGCGCCACATCGAGGTGCAGATCCTCGCCGACGGTGAGGGCGACGTCGTCCACCTCTTCGAACGCGACTGCTCCGTGCAGCGACGCCACCAGAAGGTCGTCGAGATCGCGCCGGCACCGAACCTCTCCCCCGAACTGCGCGAACGCATGTGCGCCGACGCCGTCGCGTTCGCGAAGGAGATCGGCTACTCGTGCGCCGGCACCGTCGAGTTCCTGCTCGACACCCGCGGCCGCTACGTGTTCATCGAGATGAACCCGCGCATCCAGGTCGAGCACACCGTCACCGAGGAGGTCACCGACGTCGACCTCGTCGCCGCGCAGATGCGCATCGCCTCCGGCGACACCCTCGACGACCTCGGCCTCGCTCAGGAGAACATCCACCTGCGCGGCGCGGCGCTGCAGTGCCGCATCACGACCGAGGACCCGGCCAACGGCTTCCGCCCCGACACCGGCACGATCACCGCCTACCGTTCCGCGGGCGGCTCGGGCGTTCGCCTCGACGGCGGCACGATCCACATGGGCGCCGAGGTCAGCGCCCACTTCGACTCGATGCTCGTCAAGCTCACCTGCCGCGGCCGCGACTTCGCGACGGCCGTGCGCCGCGCCCGCCGCGCCCTCGCCGAGTTCCGCGTGCGCGGTGTCAGCACGAACATCCCCTTCCTGCAGGCCCTGCTCGAGGACCCGGCATTCATCTGCGGCAACGTGACGACGTCGTTCATCGAGACCCACCCGCACCTGCTCGACGCGCGCACCCCCGGCGATCGCGGCACGAAGCTGCTCACCTACCTCGCCGAGACGACCGTCAACAAGCCGTACGGCGACCACTCAGCACTCGCCATCACGGCGCGCGAGAAGCTGCCCGCATTCGACATCAGCGGCCCCGTCCCGCCCGGCGCGCGCGACCGGCTGATCACCGAAGGGCCCGAGGCGTTCGCCCGCGCTCTGCGCGAGCAGCAGGCCGTCGCCGTCACCGAGACGACGATGCGCGACGCCCACCAGTCCCTGCTCGCGACGCGCATCCGCACCCGCGACCTGCTGCACGTCGCGCCGTACGTCGCACGCATGACGCCGCAGCTGCTGTCGATGGAGGCCTGGGGCGGCGCGACGTACGACGTCGCGCTGCGCTTCCTGTCCGAAGACCCGTGGGACCGCCTCGCGAAGCTGCGCGAGGCGATGCCGAACATCCCGATCCAGATGCTGCTGCGCGGGCGCAACACCGTTGGCTACACGCCGTACCCGACCAAGGTGACCGACGCGTTCGTCACCGAGGCCGCGCGCACGGGTGTCGACATCTTCCGCATCTTCGACGCCCTCAACGACGTCGAGCAGATGCGTCCCGCCATCGAAGCGGTGCGCGAGACGGGCACCGCCGTCGCCGAGGTGGCCCTGTGCTACACCGGCAACCTCGCCTCCCCCGACGAGAAGCTCTACACGCTCGACTACTACCTCGCGCTCGCCGAGAAGATCGTCGACGCCGGCGCCCACGTCCTCGCGATCAAGGACATGGCGGGTCTGCTGCGCGCCCCGGCGGCGCGTACCCTCGTCACCGCGTTGCGGGAGCGCTTCGACCTGCCCGTGCACCTGCACACCCACGACACGGCCGGTGGCCAGCTCGCGACGCTGCTCGCCGCCATCGACGCGGGCGTCGACGCGGTCGACGTCGCGAGCGCCGCGATGTCGGGCACGACGAGCCAGCCGTCGATGTCGGCGCTCGTCGCGGCGACGGACGGCACGGACCGTGCGACGGGGCTCGACCTCGCGAACGTGTGCGACCTCGAGCCGTACTGGGAGGCCGTGCGCACCCTCTACAAGCCGTTCGAGTCGGGCCTCGCCGCGCCGACGGGTCGCGTGTACCGTCACGAGATCCCGGGTGGGCAGCTGTCGAACCTGCGCCAGCAGGCGATCGCGCTCGGCCTCGGCGACCGCTTCGAGGCGATCGAGGACATGTACGCCGCGGCCAACGACATCCTCGGCAACGTCGTCAAGGTGACGCCGAGCTCGAAGGTCGTCGGCGACCTCGCGCTCGCGCTCGTCAGCGCGAACGCCGACCCGAAGGACTTCGAGGCCAACCCGCAGAACTACGACATCCCGGACTCCGTCATCGGCTTCCTCGGCGGCGAGCTCGGCGACCCGCCCGGTGGCTGGCCCGAGCCGTTCCGCACGAAGGCCCTCGCCGGACGCACGGTGCGCCCGCGCGTCGAGGAGCTGAGCGCCGATGACGAGGCCGACCTCGCACGCGACCCGCGCGGCACGCTCAACCGCCTGCTGTTCCCCGGCCCGACGCAGGACTACGCGCGCGCCCGCGAGCTCTACAGCGACCTGTCGGTGCTGTCGACGAAGGAGTTCCTCCACGGCCTCGCGCCCGGGCAGGAGCACGAGGTCGACCTCGAGCCGGGCAAGAAGATCCTGATGTCTGTCGCGTCCGTCTCCGAGCCCGACGAGCGCGGCATGCGCACCGTGCTCGCGACGCTCAACGGCCAGCTGCGCCCCGTCCAGGTGCGCGACCACGCCGTCAAGGTCGACGTCGCCGCCGTCGAGAAGGCCGACCCGAAGAACGTCGGCCACGTCGCCGCGCCGTTCGCGGGCATGGTGTCCGTCAGCGTCGCCGAGGGTGACGAGGTCGCGGCAGGCGACACGGTCGCGACGATCGAAGCGATGAAGATGGAGGCCTCCATCACGACGCCCGTCGCGGGCACCGTCAAGCGCGTGGCTCTGACGCACGAGACGCAGGTCGAGGGCGGCGACCTCGTCATCGTCATCGAGTGATGTCCGCCGCCGTGACCTGACGGCTCGCGGCCTCCGCTCGGGCCCGTCAGGTCGTGCGGCGCATGCGAAAGGGGCGCCCGTCTCGAGTCGAGACGGGCGCCCCTTTCGGCGTCGTTCAGGCGGGCCGGCTCACCAGCCCCCGCCACCACCACCGCTGATGCCGCCGCCGGAGAAGCCTCCCCCGCCGGAGAAGCCGCTACCGCCGCTCGAACCGGGCGTGGACGACAACGCGGACGACGCCGCGTCGCTGAAGGCCTCCATCGAGGCGCCGAAGTTGTCGAAGCCCCCGAAACCGCCGCCGAAGCCGCCGTACGGCACGTACCAGTAGGGCATGACCATCGGGTAGCCCTGCGCCTGCGCGGCAGCGGCGACCTGGCCGAAGACCTTCGCCCAGCGGTCGGCGAGACCGAGCACGACCGCGTACGGCATGTAGCGGCTGAAGATCTGCTCGGCTTCCTCGAACTTGATCTGCTTCGCCTCAGCCGTCTTGAGATACAGCTCGAACCCGCGCGTCTGGTCGTACACCGCCGAGCCGACGGGCGTGCGCGCGGCAGCGTTCTTCGAACGCACGAGCGCGAGGACGGCGACGATCGCGAAACCCGCACCGAACAGGAAGCCGTTGAGGTGGAAGTGGTTCGCGACGAAGAACGAGACGACGGCGAGCACTGCGAACAGGCTCGCGAGGCCCTTGGCCCCGGCCTCACTCGTGCTGGGGCGCTGCTTGAACCAGCCGCGCGCGACGGCCTCGTCCTCGATGCCCTCCTTCGCGTTCGCCAGGTGGCCCGCGAAGTGGTTCTTCAGATCGGACAGGTACACCTGCGAGCCGTCGGAGAACAGCGCGTTGAGTAGGTCCGCCTCGTAGGCCAGCAGATCACCGGCAGGGGGCTGCGGGTTCGAGATGAGCAGCCAGTCGCTCTTGTCGACCTGTTCCATGCGCAGGTACCCGCGCACCGCGAGGTCGACGATGGTGCCCGCGACGTCACGGTTGTCGGCGCGACGGTCGATGACGAGGCCCGCAAGGCCCGCGGTGGCGTCGTTG from Dermacoccus nishinomiyaensis carries:
- a CDS encoding DEAD/DEAH box helicase, producing the protein MSSTNNNNGKKPRWSHADKAGAKRGQDRSGGRDFGGRRDGAAGGRDERRGGFSRDNDRREGGFRGGDERRGGFQARDDRRDGGFRGRDERRGGFSRDNDRREGGFRGGDDRRGGFNRGSDERRGGFQGRDDRRGGFSRDNDRREGGFRGGDDRRGGFNRDNDRRDGGFRGDDRRGGFNRGGDDRRGGFGGRDERREGGFQRRDDRGGFNRGGDDRRGGFNRDNDRREGGFRGGDDRRGGFNRDDRRGGYQGRDDRRGGFNRDNDRREGGFQRRDDRGGFNRGDRRDGGFQRRDDRREGGFDREKRFGRPDRSFDDAPVRDESRVEDAQVENVTAANADVAATTVEADAATSENIQRENVDVVGEQNPDERVHVDGDVEGDVRVDDAPTADATDAERDGVDAADSDTTNSDADNTDAQNTDPADATNATAGTADGEHAGFDESESDEIDESVIMTFTELGLPEALVERMARDGITKPFPIQAATIPDAMAGKDVLGRGRTGSGKTLGFGLPMLARLAEGGKARAHQPRAIVLVPTRELAMQVSDALQPLVHVVGLKHKLVAGGMPYEPQLSALERGVDVLIATPGRLSDLIERGAADLSRVEIAVLDEADHMAEMGFLEAITEILDLVPEGGQRLLFSATLDRGIDTVVDKYLVDPVTHSTDDGTATVTTMEHHALLIEPRDKKVVTAEVANREGRTVVFVRTKMGADRVAAELREQGVMAAALHGGLNQGQRNRVLSAFKDGRVPVLVATDVAARGIHVDEVGVVLQVDPPADHKDYLHRAGRTARAGEKGTVITLALPHQRRSMQRLLDSAGVDVSLVRTRPGDEAIVAAGGSTPEGRSISEDDLRRTLAPRNDRGGRGGRGYERGGRGGYDRGGRDGGRGGYGRGGGFDRGGRGRFNDRDDRGQGRGRGDDRGFGGGRGYRDDIDGGFERENRRQSFGGRGGQGGRGGYGGDRGGYRGNRD
- a CDS encoding pyruvate carboxylase translates to MFRKVLVANRGEIAVRAFRAATELGATTVAVFPHEDRGSEHRLKADEAYQIGEVGHPVRAYLDVDEIIRVARESGADAIYPGYGFLSENPLLAEACADAGITFIGPKPDVLHMTGNKATAIAAAKRAGLPTLRSVPPSSDIDELVKGADDIGYPVFVKAVAGGGGRGMRRVEKPEALRENLEAAMREAESAFGDATCFIEEAVVDPRHIEVQILADGEGDVVHLFERDCSVQRRHQKVVEIAPAPNLSPELRERMCADAVAFAKEIGYSCAGTVEFLLDTRGRYVFIEMNPRIQVEHTVTEEVTDVDLVAAQMRIASGDTLDDLGLAQENIHLRGAALQCRITTEDPANGFRPDTGTITAYRSAGGSGVRLDGGTIHMGAEVSAHFDSMLVKLTCRGRDFATAVRRARRALAEFRVRGVSTNIPFLQALLEDPAFICGNVTTSFIETHPHLLDARTPGDRGTKLLTYLAETTVNKPYGDHSALAITAREKLPAFDISGPVPPGARDRLITEGPEAFARALREQQAVAVTETTMRDAHQSLLATRIRTRDLLHVAPYVARMTPQLLSMEAWGGATYDVALRFLSEDPWDRLAKLREAMPNIPIQMLLRGRNTVGYTPYPTKVTDAFVTEAARTGVDIFRIFDALNDVEQMRPAIEAVRETGTAVAEVALCYTGNLASPDEKLYTLDYYLALAEKIVDAGAHVLAIKDMAGLLRAPAARTLVTALRERFDLPVHLHTHDTAGGQLATLLAAIDAGVDAVDVASAAMSGTTSQPSMSALVAATDGTDRATGLDLANVCDLEPYWEAVRTLYKPFESGLAAPTGRVYRHEIPGGQLSNLRQQAIALGLGDRFEAIEDMYAAANDILGNVVKVTPSSKVVGDLALALVSANADPKDFEANPQNYDIPDSVIGFLGGELGDPPGGWPEPFRTKALAGRTVRPRVEELSADDEADLARDPRGTLNRLLFPGPTQDYARARELYSDLSVLSTKEFLHGLAPGQEHEVDLEPGKKILMSVASVSEPDERGMRTVLATLNGQLRPVQVRDHAVKVDVAAVEKADPKNVGHVAAPFAGMVSVSVAEGDEVAAGDTVATIEAMKMEASITTPVAGTVKRVALTHETQVEGGDLVIVIE
- a CDS encoding DUF6011 domain-containing protein, producing the protein MLDLAPHDASAGSVGRCRVCGRPLRSPESIARGSGPECSKKV
- a CDS encoding VanZ family protein; the encoded protein is MSPSDSRLVRACRALLVLALALQTYLLYVFHSSGAEGELFPHADKVVHACMFGGPALLALLGRWRWVALMLAFYAPISELIQGTDVVERDADWRDALADVTGIILAWGLTRQLRRRA
- a CDS encoding MFS transporter: MSTAAVSTHGPDAPLESSTDNPAKPNLSLALFVIACAQLMIVLDGTVVNIALPHIQTDLHFSQSGLQWVVTSYALALGSLLLLGGRLGDIFGRRRMFTVGIAVFALASLLGGIAPNPTLLLAARVLQGAGAALAQPAALALVNTTFPPGKERNRAMGVYAAMSGAGAAIGLILGGVLTEIDWRWTMLINVPIGIAVAVLAPRVLVESDGHEGTLDIIGAVTATAGLFGIVYGLSNAASHSWGDTWTLVPLIVGTLLVIAFAAIESRTEHALLPMRILADRTRGTAILAMLIMGAAMFAMFFFLGLYIQQVLGYSPVKSGFAFLPFSLGIVIAAGLSQNLVTRIKPRYLSGFGGLLAAAGMWSFTQLDTHSSYATHLLPGIFVMALGMGFVFIPMTLAASHGVEAKDSGAAASALNTAQQIGGSIGLAALTTVYSHYATQRADELKAAAAAAMAKVPTSVQETAEFKSKMQAQQAAGALDVQTFASTHGFWVASGMLLVGALLILIFITIRSDELQTDGAAPTAHVG